The Ruania halotolerans genome contains the following window.
CGGATTCTGGCGATCGGCGCACACCCCGACGACCTCGAGCTGGCCTGCGGTGGTGCCCTGGCCAAATTCGTCGATGCCGGTCACGACGTTCACGTGCTGGTGATGAGCCAGGGCTCAGTCGGCGGAGATGAGGGTGAGCGCATCCTCGAGGCCCGCCGGGGAGCCACCTTCCTCGGCGCCCAGAGCGTGGTGGTGCACGACTTCCCGGACACGATGCTCCAGGAGGTCACCCAGGGGCTGGTCATGGCCATGGAGGCAGCGATTGAGGAGATCGCCCCGGATGTGATCCTGACTCACTCCGCGCATGATCAGCACCAGGACCACGCCGCCGTTCACGCCGCGACGCTGCGTGCGGCCCGGCAGCACTCCACGATCCTGTGCTACGAATCGCCCTCGGTCACTCGTGACTTCAATCCGAGCGTGTTCATCGATATCGCCGATTACGTTGACATCAAGGTCCAGGCGGTGCGTATGCACCGCAACCAGTCCGGCAAGCCGTACATGAGTGCCCAGCGGTTGCGAGGGATGGCCACATTCCGCGGCTCCCAGGCCAAGCGTGAGTTCGCCGAAGCGTATGAGCCGGTCCGGCTCCTCGGCTCCGCGGTGGGAGACCTGTGATGCGCGTGCTCGTCACGGGAGCCGGCGGTCCGGCCGGCCGCGCGGTGACCACGCTGCTGCACGCCCGCGGTGTGGACGTCGTCGCGGCGGATATGGCACCGGTGGCGGGTGCACCCGTGCCGGTGTCCCGGGTACCGGCGGCGGCCGACCCGGCATTCCTTCCTGCCTTGCGTGAGCTGGTGCGGGCGGAGGGCATTGGGCTCGTGGTGCCGACGGTGAGTGAGGAACTTCCGGTGATCGCCGCTGCCGCCGCTGAATGGGTCCACGGGTGCGAGGTGGTGATCGCTGGCGCCGACGCTGTGGCGGTGGCGGACGACAAACTCCGCACCGCCG
Protein-coding sequences here:
- a CDS encoding PIG-L deacetylase family protein gives rise to the protein MHHVLTLILSIVLLSVVLTQGDWIARHVRHAPAVRAAAVTIVAVLVPANAQALWFAPGSPFAVGVAVASVALLIGYAGAVVLLRFATAPVKAPRRILAIGAHPDDLELACGGALAKFVDAGHDVHVLVMSQGSVGGDEGERILEARRGATFLGAQSVVVHDFPDTMLQEVTQGLVMAMEAAIEEIAPDVILTHSAHDQHQDHAAVHAATLRAARQHSTILCYESPSVTRDFNPSVFIDIADYVDIKVQAVRMHRNQSGKPYMSAQRLRGMATFRGSQAKREFAEAYEPVRLLGSAVGDL